The region ATAACTAAGTATGCTATTGCTGATAACAATACGAACCAAACGAATGGAAATTGAATTTGTTTGAAGTCGTTTAAGAAAATACCATGCCACACGTAAAAAGCCGAGTACATGGCAATCGCGCCTAGAATCCAACTAATAAAAAATCGTACCGTGAAACGCATATAAGTTACAACGTGTAAAGTTAACAAAAGGTTAGTTGAAGTCCAACTAAATGCTTGTAACTTATTGTAATACAATAATCTAAACTACTTTAAAGTAGAAGTCACCGTTGTGTTTAGGGGCTTGGGACGTGTAAATGATAACCTCTTTTCCGCTTTTTGTTTGCAGTAAAAGCTCGAAGCATTTACCATTAAAAAAGTGATTCAAATAAATCGCGAACAAATCACCGTTTTTTTTGTCGGATAATTTGAACTGATTTGGACGAAGTAAAATTCTTTTTTTGGATTTATAATGATCAGAGTCTTTTTCAAAATCTTTATGATCAAACACATTATAATCTCCTAATATCTTTGCCACTTTTAAATTACGTGGTTCGTAATACACTTTGTTTTTATCACCAATCTGCGCAATATTTCCATTTACTAAAACTGCTATTCTATCGGCATACTTTAAAGCTTCCTCTGCCTGATGTGTAATCAGAATTACACCGCTGTGTTTCTTTTTCGCCTCGTGTATAATGAAAGCAAATAATTTATCTTTTAAAATTTTATCGAGATTGCTAAAAGGTTCATCCAGCAAAATTAGTTTTGGAAATAAAGCCAAGGCTCTTGCAATAGCCACACGTTGTTTTTGTCCTGATGATAAATTTTTTGCCTGTAAATGTTTAATCGACTCAAGTTCGAGGAGCTTCAGGATTTTATGACTACGCTTTTCTTTATACTCATCACTCAAACCAATCAACATGTCTTTAATATTTTCTTCTACCGTATGATTGTCTAAAACATAGTAATCCTGACTTACCAGTTTCATGTCGGGATAACCCGGAATTAAATTATACGAGGGGCCAAGTACTTTATGTTTATTAAACCAAATTTCGCCTTCATCTAAATCCACTAATCCATAAATACATTTAATGAGTGTAGATTTTCCTTCACCGCTAGGACCTAGCATAGCGAGAATTTCCCCATCGTTTACTTCAAACGATAAGTTTTTAATGCCCGTAAATACGTTTTGATTGTGATAATTAAAGGATATGTTTTTAACCTTTAGAATAGCGCTTTAGTTTCGGAATAAAGAGATGTAACCTTTAAGCTTGTAATCTTTTCCATCGAAGCCGGTAGCTTCCACCACACAAAAATAAGTTCCGCTTTCGCATAACATCCCGCTTGGTGTATATCCGTCCCAGTGTCCGTTAATGGTTTCCCAGCTCGCTACTAAGTTACCATAGCGACTGTAAATATTTACTTTCATGGTTTTTATACCACGTGCAATCGGTTTGAATACATCATTTACACCATCCGCGTTAGGTGTAAAAACATTAGGTAATGTAATACCTGATGTGTCTGAAATAAAGAAGCTGTAATCTGATGTGTCGCTGCATCCATTGGAATTATACGCCACTAAACTAACGGTGTACGCGCCGCTACTTGTATAATCGTGGGTTGTATTGGTATTTGTATCTACAGCAGGGGTATCGCTAAATAACCATACGTAATTGGTAGCGTTACTCGAAAAGTTAGTGAGTACAATTTGATTTGGAAAACCAATTGTATTTAAACTGGCAGAAAAACTGGCACGAGGGGTAGCGCTAATTGTTATCGATTGAGCCGCCGTGAAACTACCTGATGCATTCGCTACTGTTAAAGAAACAGTATAAACGCCCGGATAGGTAAATCCTAAGGCAGTACTTGCTTGGTTAATACTGCTCAAATAAGCGATTTCAATACTCGGATTAACCGTCCAGCTAAAAGAAGTGGGTGTATTGGTTGTAATAGAGGTGAAAATAACTGTTTGTCCGGTACAAATGGTATTACTTGGAACAATAATATTAGCGGTTGGAACTTGCGCCAGCGCGAAACTACCAACGATTGAAAAGGCTATGAAAAACAGCTTTTTTAACACCTCATAAATTTACTAAAAATTCCATCGTATTTACCCCATCGGCATAATCAGTAATAACAGGCTGTTGTGAATAACCGAAAGGTATCATTCCCTTACCGTTTCCAACTATGCATTGCAAATTCTCTTTATTCTCGTTTAGGTAGTTTTTTAGTTGGTTTTCATTGGAGTATTCTTCGCTGTAAAGAACCGAAACCGGCGAAAATAAGCCTTTGTCGGGCTTAATCATTAAGAAATTATTGTCGAGGAATTTCTCTCCTCCTAAAAGATAAATGGCACGGTTATAATCGTAATTATTACCGTATTTTTTATTGTCGACCACAAATTTATAATCGTAAACGGCTTCAAATAAGGTATCAAAAACGTAGCCTTCCGGTACTAATACCTTGGAAACATTGCGACAACCCA is a window of Bacteroidota bacterium DNA encoding:
- a CDS encoding ABC transporter ATP-binding protein; this translates as MLGPSGEGKSTLIKCIYGLVDLDEGEIWFNKHKVLGPSYNLIPGYPDMKLVSQDYYVLDNHTVEENIKDMLIGLSDEYKEKRSHKILKLLELESIKHLQAKNLSSGQKQRVAIARALALFPKLILLDEPFSNLDKILKDKLFAFIIHEAKKKHSGVILITHQAEEALKYADRIAVLVNGNIAQIGDKNKVYYEPRNLKVAKILGDYNVFDHKDFEKDSDHYKSKKRILLRPNQFKLSDKKNGDLFAIYLNHFFNGKCFELLLQTKSGKEVIIYTSQAPKHNGDFYFKVV
- a CDS encoding gliding motility-associated C-terminal domain-containing protein yields the protein MLKKLFFIAFSIVGSFALAQVPTANIIVPSNTICTGQTVIFTSITTNTPTSFSWTVNPSIEIAYLSSINQASTALGFTYPGVYTVSLTVANASGSFTAAQSITISATPRASFSASLNTIGFPNQIVLTNFSSNATNYVWLFSDTPAVDTNTNTTHDYTSSGAYTVSLVAYNSNGCSDTSDYSFFISDTSGITLPNVFTPNADGVNDVFKPIARGIKTMKVNIYSRYGNLVASWETINGHWDGYTPSGMLCESGTYFCVVEATGFDGKDYKLKGYISLFRN